From Candidatus Protochlamydia phocaeensis, one genomic window encodes:
- a CDS encoding ABC transporter ATP-binding protein has product MLLIQTKKLTKIYKNGEHALIALNKIDLEINKGEVVALTGSSGSGKTTLMHLLGCLDNPSSGQFFLDGQEVSALSAKQLAFIRNQKIGFVFQNFHLLNDLNAIENIVLPQLYGGRTEKTARARAHELLEIVGLGHRCTHYPNQLSGGQRQRMAIARALAMDPAILLADEPTGNLDSENAHMIIDLFCEINQLKQTTIILVTHEKDIAQRAQRCITIHDGRILSDARKSEEATLYKKGLDRI; this is encoded by the coding sequence ATGTTGCTCATTCAGACAAAAAAGTTGACAAAGATCTATAAAAATGGCGAGCACGCTCTCATCGCATTGAACAAGATCGACTTGGAAATAAATAAGGGAGAAGTGGTTGCGCTTACCGGTTCATCGGGATCGGGCAAAACGACTCTTATGCATCTGTTGGGATGTTTGGATAATCCTTCTTCAGGGCAGTTCTTCTTGGATGGGCAAGAAGTATCCGCTCTTTCCGCCAAACAATTAGCTTTTATTCGCAATCAAAAAATCGGCTTTGTTTTTCAGAATTTTCATTTGTTAAATGATCTTAATGCGATTGAAAATATCGTGCTTCCCCAGCTTTATGGCGGCAGAACAGAAAAAACTGCACGGGCAAGAGCGCATGAGCTGCTTGAAATTGTAGGGCTTGGCCATCGCTGTACTCATTATCCCAATCAATTATCCGGTGGACAGCGGCAGCGCATGGCGATTGCAAGAGCTCTAGCAATGGATCCTGCTATTTTGCTTGCAGATGAGCCGACAGGTAATTTGGATTCAGAAAATGCCCATATGATCATCGATCTTTTTTGCGAAATCAATCAATTGAAGCAAACCACCATTATTTTAGTCACCCATGAAAAGGATATTGCGCAAAGGGCACAGCGCTGCATTACTATTCATGACGGCCGCATTTTATCCGATGCTAGAAAATCAGAAGAGGCGACTTTGTATAAAAAAGGCTTGGACAGGATATGA
- a CDS encoding ABC transporter permease: protein MPRVSPLIFLKMAFISLRRHPIRSGLALLGIVIGIASMTVTMAIGEGASERLKKEILAMGENWIYIVPGNFLSRGEVRKRKQKKNLTYEDYLAMRQFSSSIQACTPCVEKKEEINYQGNQLVAEIQGVNADFFRIEPRGIKKGTSFSAHHDKAAIPVVVLGSDVAKELFKQEDPVGKTVRIAARPFQVIGVFNEAPKRMNRIQNPNINAVVPFSSVWRKMIASEEGNHSIQEIIVRPKDGTHSAQLVAGVRRLIRFQHKIPEGEPDDFTIWDLQAMMQAAHKSSQAFNQFLLVAASVSLVVGGIGIMNIMLVAMTERKKEIGIKMAIGATAGHILFQFLIESILLCLSGGVVGILFGIGGASLLGAFTDFDWALRTEPIILAFLTTAAVGLFFGFYPAYKASRLNPIEALQSI, encoded by the coding sequence ATGCCCAGAGTTTCCCCGCTGATTTTTTTAAAGATGGCATTTATTAGTTTGCGCAGGCATCCGATCCGCTCCGGTTTAGCTTTGCTGGGAATTGTCATTGGAATTGCTTCGATGACGGTCACAATGGCAATAGGGGAAGGGGCTAGCGAAAGGCTAAAAAAAGAAATTTTAGCCATGGGAGAAAATTGGATTTATATTGTGCCAGGCAATTTTTTGAGTAGGGGAGAAGTGCGGAAGCGCAAGCAGAAAAAAAATCTCACTTATGAAGACTACTTGGCGATGCGTCAATTTTCTTCTAGCATCCAAGCGTGCACGCCATGTGTAGAGAAGAAGGAAGAGATCAACTATCAAGGCAACCAGTTAGTGGCTGAAATTCAAGGGGTAAACGCCGATTTTTTTCGCATTGAACCCCGCGGAATTAAAAAGGGAACGTCTTTTTCTGCGCATCATGATAAAGCAGCCATACCTGTGGTTGTTTTAGGATCCGATGTGGCCAAGGAGCTCTTCAAGCAAGAGGATCCTGTTGGCAAAACAGTCCGTATTGCTGCAAGGCCTTTTCAAGTGATTGGCGTTTTTAATGAAGCTCCAAAAAGGATGAATCGCATTCAGAATCCCAATATCAATGCTGTTGTGCCGTTTTCTTCCGTTTGGAGAAAAATGATCGCTTCAGAAGAGGGAAACCACTCTATCCAAGAAATTATTGTACGTCCCAAAGATGGCACGCATTCGGCTCAATTGGTTGCGGGGGTGCGTCGGCTTATTCGATTTCAGCATAAGATCCCGGAAGGGGAACCGGATGATTTTACCATTTGGGATCTGCAGGCAATGATGCAAGCGGCCCATAAGTCTTCACAAGCCTTTAACCAATTCCTATTGGTTGCCGCGAGCGTTTCGTTGGTTGTTGGAGGGATCGGGATTATGAATATTATGCTGGTTGCCATGACAGAGCGAAAAAAAGAGATCGGGATTAAAATGGCTATTGGAGCGACAGCGGGCCATATCCTTTTCCAATTCTTGATCGAATCCATCCTGCTTTGCTTATCAGGAGGGGTAGTGGGAATTTTATTCGGAATAGGGGGAGCGTCCCTTTTAGGCGCGTTTACAGATTTCGATTGGGCCTTGCGAACAGAGCCTATCATCCTCGCTTTTTTGACAACGGCTGCTGTCGGGCTTTTTTTTGGCTTTTATCCTGCTTATAAAGCATCCAGGCTCAATCCTATCGAGGCCTTACAATCTATTTAG
- a CDS encoding efflux RND transporter periplasmic adaptor subunit, whose product MRSLKFFLAVLFALSLIGFPGYYFFFLSSAKPLSQLYEIETPSKRDIKQIIPATGNLKLKDQVKIGSIVAGRIKGIYVGENDFVREGQLLFEIDTGLGDTEVREAQGAYEKALAELEYQEENFKRKRQLFEERFLSDADLQEAKRDYYATLADVKALRASYEKKLMAFENNKVYAPMSGVILHIDVAKGEKVSSDVEREALVLLAPDIKQIEAELDISEKDIGQIQKGQKVHMVVDTYPNRTFESIIHHVSLTAKTKNDKECSYQAKAYIDNPHLLLRPGMSVNAMIDVASVESALAVTSRAFLIKQEHLRTISGLLNISLKPLDKAEKQKLLVSHPDENRQFIWVVCEDCFKEVPIQVGMTDNIFFEVKSGLEGEEKLIVDVMEEDEMQKVYEKAYRKF is encoded by the coding sequence ATGCGCTCTTTGAAATTTTTTTTAGCCGTCTTATTCGCTCTTAGCCTCATCGGATTTCCCGGGTATTATTTCTTTTTTCTCTCCTCGGCAAAACCTTTAAGTCAATTATACGAGATAGAGACCCCTTCAAAAAGGGACATCAAGCAAATTATTCCGGCGACAGGAAATTTAAAGCTAAAGGATCAAGTAAAGATTGGAAGTATTGTTGCAGGCCGGATTAAAGGCATTTATGTGGGAGAAAATGATTTTGTAAGGGAAGGGCAGTTATTATTCGAAATTGATACCGGCTTAGGCGATACTGAAGTGCGCGAAGCTCAGGGTGCATATGAGAAGGCTTTAGCGGAATTGGAGTATCAAGAGGAGAATTTTAAGAGGAAGAGGCAATTATTTGAAGAGCGATTCCTTTCCGATGCGGATTTGCAAGAGGCCAAGCGCGATTACTATGCAACCTTAGCCGATGTGAAGGCTTTGCGGGCGAGTTATGAGAAGAAACTGATGGCTTTTGAGAATAACAAAGTTTATGCCCCCATGTCAGGGGTTATTCTTCATATTGATGTGGCAAAAGGGGAAAAGGTCTCATCAGATGTGGAAAGGGAAGCTTTGGTCTTGCTGGCTCCCGATATCAAGCAAATTGAGGCTGAGTTGGACATTAGTGAAAAGGATATTGGCCAAATTCAAAAGGGGCAAAAGGTTCATATGGTTGTGGACACTTATCCTAACCGTACATTTGAAAGCATCATTCATCATGTCAGCCTGACAGCAAAAACAAAAAATGACAAGGAATGCAGCTATCAAGCCAAGGCCTATATTGATAATCCTCATTTACTTTTGCGTCCAGGTATGAGCGTCAATGCGATGATCGATGTCGCCTCTGTTGAATCAGCCTTAGCTGTGACTTCCCGGGCTTTTTTAATTAAGCAGGAACATCTTCGCACTATTTCGGGATTGCTAAATATTTCGCTCAAGCCGTTGGATAAGGCTGAAAAGCAAAAACTTTTGGTTTCCCATCCGGATGAAAATAGGCAATTCATTTGGGTCGTCTGCGAGGATTGCTTTAAGGAAGTGCCGATTCAGGTTGGAATGACCGATAATATTTTCTTTGAGGTTAAATCAGGCCTAGAAGGGGAAGAAAAGCTAATTGTGGATGTCATGGAAGAAGATGAAATGCAGAAAGTTTACGAGAAGGCTTACCGCAAATTTTAG
- the pyk gene encoding pyruvate kinase, giving the protein MIRTKIICTIGPSCHTVEKMMELIEAGMNVARLNFSHGTQAEHLITINNLKEARQRLNSPLAIMLDTKGPEIRLGKIKDGYTTLKAGQKWKLLAQQIIGDSEQVSITPEHIIGNLKEGMRILFDDGYISSHVIEASEEEVVVEIENSGMIRSGKGVNVPNTNLNLPAVTAKDIDDIKFGCQQDIDIIAASFVRSAEHVLTIKRLLSEEKKPDILIIAKIENSEGVQNFDGIVQAADGIMIARGDLGVEVPLSHVPRLQKMMIRKSYLAGKPVVTATQMLESMINNPRPTRAETSDVANAIYDSTSAVMLSGETAIGRYPVETVKVMRSIVEEAEADFNYRAFFDQHAPLVYHDVPSAVTLATVKTAYSSNAKAIFAFTRGGSTARLLSRLRPKMPIIALTSHQKTFYQLAFNWGVIPYLCEPCGTIDEGFKKISSIALENHLVAYGDLVVMTAGTPFGVSGTTNMMIVESIGDVLVRGHVGYGQRVHGNVALVLAPESKKPYAVKDQLLVIPKCDDAYLPLMREAAGIILQNHINDVDSEKYAKKWALSLGKPILLRADAASLILKEGQLVTLDPEKALVYKGVVLE; this is encoded by the coding sequence ATGATTAGAACAAAAATTATTTGTACCATAGGTCCTTCTTGCCATACTGTAGAAAAAATGATGGAACTTATTGAAGCTGGAATGAATGTGGCAAGGTTGAATTTTAGCCATGGCACTCAGGCTGAGCATTTGATAACAATCAATAATTTAAAAGAAGCGCGGCAGAGGCTTAACTCTCCTTTGGCTATCATGCTGGATACAAAGGGTCCTGAGATTCGTCTAGGGAAAATCAAAGATGGCTATACAACGCTTAAAGCCGGACAAAAATGGAAGCTGTTAGCCCAGCAAATTATTGGAGACTCCGAACAGGTTTCTATTACTCCAGAACATATTATAGGAAACCTAAAAGAGGGAATGCGCATCTTATTTGACGATGGGTATATTTCTTCTCATGTAATAGAAGCTTCGGAAGAGGAAGTGGTCGTTGAAATTGAAAACAGCGGAATGATCCGATCCGGAAAGGGGGTGAACGTCCCTAATACCAACCTCAACCTTCCAGCGGTAACCGCCAAAGATATCGATGATATCAAATTTGGTTGCCAGCAAGATATTGATATCATTGCCGCTTCTTTCGTTCGATCCGCGGAACATGTTCTGACGATCAAAAGGCTGCTTTCGGAAGAAAAAAAGCCTGATATTTTGATCATTGCCAAAATAGAAAATAGCGAAGGGGTGCAAAACTTCGATGGGATTGTACAAGCCGCGGATGGCATTATGATTGCCCGAGGCGATTTGGGAGTAGAAGTGCCGCTAAGCCATGTTCCCCGCCTGCAAAAAATGATGATTAGAAAAAGTTATCTTGCCGGCAAACCGGTTGTCACAGCAACGCAAATGCTGGAATCGATGATAAATAATCCTCGCCCGACGCGCGCTGAAACATCCGATGTGGCAAATGCCATCTATGACAGCACCTCTGCCGTTATGCTATCCGGGGAAACCGCAATCGGCCGCTATCCTGTTGAAACGGTTAAAGTCATGCGAAGCATTGTGGAAGAGGCTGAAGCCGATTTTAATTATCGGGCCTTCTTCGATCAACATGCTCCTCTTGTTTATCATGATGTTCCTTCTGCAGTTACTTTGGCGACTGTAAAAACCGCTTATAGCTCAAATGCTAAAGCTATTTTTGCCTTCACAAGAGGGGGATCGACCGCTAGGCTATTGTCTAGGCTGCGGCCAAAGATGCCCATTATTGCTTTGACAAGCCACCAAAAGACATTCTACCAGCTTGCTTTTAATTGGGGGGTCATCCCTTACCTATGCGAACCTTGTGGAACAATAGATGAAGGATTCAAAAAAATCAGCTCGATTGCTTTGGAAAATCACCTAGTGGCTTATGGAGATCTAGTTGTCATGACAGCCGGCACGCCCTTTGGAGTGTCCGGAACAACGAATATGATGATTGTGGAAAGCATCGGAGATGTATTAGTCCGCGGACATGTTGGATATGGACAGCGTGTGCACGGCAATGTGGCCCTCGTATTAGCCCCCGAGTCAAAAAAACCTTATGCTGTCAAAGACCAGCTTTTGGTCATCCCTAAATGCGACGATGCCTATTTGCCTCTCATGCGAGAGGCTGCCGGAATTATCCTGCAGAACCATATCAATGATGTAGATTCGGAGAAGTATGCTAAAAAATGGGCGTTAAGCTTAGGGAAGCCTATTCTTTTGCGGGCTGATGCCGCCTCTCTTATCTTAAAAGAAGGGCAATTAGTCACGCTAGATCCGGAGAAAGCGTTAGTTTATAAAGGCGTTGTGCTCGAATAA
- the uvrA gene encoding excinuclease ABC subunit UvrA, with the protein MNHENIVLKKVCVHNLKSVDLTLDKNELIVFTGVSGSGKSSLAFDTIYTEGQRRYVESLSTFARRQLGELAKPDLEHASGISPTISIEQKTAGRNPRSTVGTLTEIYDYLRVLYARIGIPHCPVSGEPVTPQSRERIIKSVQNLPARTKLIILAPYAHGKKAEFKEDFQDLIRKGFMRARVDGQIINLTDELVLDGNVAHDVDVVIDRLTVDPNAYSRIADSLSQALQLGQGVCSVLDADSQNEQLFSMHAYSPKSGLSYTSLEPHDFSFNSPSGMCPRCHGMGTIHEFNLDMIIDPNLSIAEDCCSIASSYQTVRYGNIYDNLAEQYHFSVHTPWKRLSAQARKVFLYGTDKKWTRMHFVHPVTGARWTDHIQWKGVLHDAHSRFAEAKSENYRKKMQKLMSIQTCPDCQGQRLKPYPAATLLQGKRISELTEMTVADCQQFFENLRLSEQERLIAEELLKEIRQRLQFLMEVGLHYLALNRTAPTLSGGEAQRVRLASQIGCGLVGITYILDEPSIGLHPRDNRKLIETLKHLRNMGNTVIVVEHDEETIWEADRIVDFGPGAGVKGGQIIVNGDLTDLIESPHSLTGDYLTGRRQIPIPKKRRKPQKSELEIKGASHHNLKNVDAKIPLGLFVAVTGVSGSGKSSLITDILYPALSNELHGGEHFVGPHQSIKGMELVDKVIAIDQSPIGRNPRSNPATYIKLFDEIRDLFSQLPESQARGYKPGRFSFNVKEGSCSQCEGMGMVKVDMDFMEDAWVDCPLCKTKRFDPETLSVLYKGKNIYDILEMDVSEALEFFDSIPSIKHKLETLQQVGMEYIKLGQSSTTLSGGEAQRIKLAKELVRPATGKTLYILDEPTTGLHFHDIEHLLKVLHTLVEKGNTVLVIEHNMDVVKTADWIIDLGPEGGAMGGQIVAKGHPEQIAKLDTPTGHAVRHALFPNIEEKIQTALQKGKLRRQTQKARDSALIRDITVVGAEQNNLKQINATIPREKITVFTGPSGSGKSSLAFETIYAEGQRRYIESLSPYARQFVKQMPKPKVAQVNGLSPAIAIEQKAHAGNPRSTVGTMTEVYDYLRILFARLGVPHCPETGEVIKAISKENVVERILSYPAGEKLHILAPIELQKNEKFDDVLLRFKRQGFLRIRLNGEFFNLEQEGELAIPFDRKRKNELYLVIDRLKVDSSMKARLFEAIENAAAIGGGKLTVMRDKRDVPFNLSFAVESTGKSYPEITPHTFAFNTSEGMCPDCLGLGYQYGANLSHHADVLSLSMIGLMRSLWQDEFSQAAFAFVDQFLDEEGIDPYCPLRQLPVDKIQLILQGAPEDRWYTASNGLRYRWTGINHVLAKAGKSAATEKREAIIPLLQEQNCLSCQGARINPLARHVTLEGLAIQDLCRLPIEQARNFIRSLRMAPEEFKLLEEVYTQLLNRLDFLCEVGLQYLSLERRAPSLSGGEAQRIRLARQLGSGLTGVLYVLDEPTIALHPQDNARLNQALQKLKALGNTLLLVEHDPLTIGMADYLLDFGPQSGEQGGHITARGTLKQIQRSAQSLTGAYLSGKKAISIPAKRRSLNKGQLVIQNAKKNNLKNVEIEIPLGALTCLTGVSGSGKSTLLQQILLPAIERRLSGDSLVIEGATVSGLSHFDKVISIDQDPIGHTIRSDVGTYVDVLSRIRDFFVTLPAAKTKGLQPKHFSYNHRKGMCSSCWGLGYRRIEMHFLPAVKVVCEDCQGLRLNPVSLEVMFGGKNFGQYLDMTVNEARIAFQNHPRIIRILDTLIAVGLGYLKLGQETASLSGGEAQRLKLSRELAKRSTGRTLYLLDEPTTGLHSDDIQKLLPVLHRLVDKGNTMIMIEHNLDMIKNADYVIDLGPEAGEKGGHIVCTGTPEEVAKVSNSYTGRYLKSVLTI; encoded by the coding sequence ATGAATCACGAAAATATTGTTTTAAAAAAAGTTTGCGTTCACAACTTGAAATCCGTGGATTTGACGCTTGATAAAAACGAGCTCATTGTTTTTACAGGCGTATCGGGTTCCGGAAAGTCCTCTTTGGCATTTGACACCATTTATACGGAAGGCCAAAGGCGCTATGTCGAATCCCTGTCCACTTTTGCAAGGCGCCAATTGGGCGAACTGGCCAAGCCGGACCTCGAGCATGCCAGCGGTATTTCCCCCACAATTTCTATTGAACAGAAAACTGCAGGCCGCAATCCCCGTTCGACGGTTGGGACATTGACCGAAATTTATGACTACTTGCGCGTTCTTTATGCCCGGATAGGCATTCCTCATTGTCCTGTCAGCGGAGAGCCTGTTACGCCGCAAAGCCGCGAGCGCATTATTAAATCAGTCCAAAACCTGCCCGCGCGTACAAAATTGATTATACTGGCTCCTTATGCGCATGGAAAAAAGGCTGAATTCAAAGAAGACTTTCAAGATCTCATCCGCAAAGGATTCATGCGTGCTCGTGTGGACGGCCAAATCATCAATCTGACAGACGAGCTTGTTTTAGATGGCAATGTCGCACACGACGTCGATGTCGTGATCGACCGATTAACTGTCGATCCCAATGCCTATTCGCGCATTGCCGATTCCCTTAGCCAGGCGCTTCAGCTCGGTCAAGGCGTATGCAGCGTACTGGATGCCGATTCGCAAAATGAGCAGCTATTTTCTATGCATGCCTACTCTCCAAAGTCAGGCCTTTCCTATACATCTCTTGAACCGCATGATTTTTCTTTTAACAGTCCGTCCGGCATGTGCCCTCGCTGCCACGGCATGGGAACGATTCATGAATTCAACCTAGACATGATCATTGACCCAAACTTGAGCATTGCTGAGGACTGCTGTTCAATTGCCAGCTCTTATCAAACTGTCCGCTATGGCAATATTTACGACAATTTGGCCGAACAATATCACTTTAGCGTCCATACGCCTTGGAAACGCTTATCGGCCCAAGCCCGCAAAGTCTTCTTATATGGAACGGACAAAAAATGGACGCGCATGCACTTTGTGCATCCCGTGACGGGTGCGCGCTGGACCGATCATATTCAATGGAAAGGTGTTTTGCACGACGCTCATAGCCGTTTTGCAGAAGCAAAAAGCGAAAACTACCGCAAAAAGATGCAAAAGCTCATGAGCATCCAAACGTGCCCCGACTGCCAAGGGCAGCGCTTAAAGCCTTATCCTGCCGCGACGCTGTTGCAAGGCAAACGCATCAGCGAATTGACAGAAATGACCGTCGCTGACTGTCAGCAGTTCTTTGAAAACCTCCGCTTGTCTGAACAAGAGAGATTGATAGCCGAGGAACTGCTCAAAGAAATTCGTCAACGCCTTCAGTTTTTGATGGAAGTCGGCTTGCATTATTTGGCGCTGAATCGAACGGCCCCTACCCTTTCCGGAGGAGAGGCCCAGCGCGTCCGCCTTGCCTCGCAAATCGGCTGCGGCCTAGTCGGCATTACCTATATATTGGACGAACCTTCCATCGGCTTGCATCCGCGCGACAACCGCAAACTGATCGAGACGCTCAAGCACTTGCGCAATATGGGCAATACGGTGATTGTCGTCGAACACGATGAGGAGACCATTTGGGAGGCTGACCGCATCGTGGACTTTGGCCCGGGCGCAGGAGTGAAAGGCGGCCAAATCATTGTCAACGGTGACTTAACGGACTTAATTGAAAGCCCTCATTCTTTAACGGGAGATTATCTAACGGGCAGGCGCCAAATCCCAATTCCCAAAAAAAGGCGCAAGCCCCAGAAAAGCGAATTGGAAATCAAGGGAGCCAGCCATCACAACCTTAAAAATGTCGATGCCAAGATTCCTTTAGGACTTTTCGTAGCTGTAACGGGAGTATCGGGATCGGGCAAATCCTCTTTGATTACAGACATCCTTTATCCGGCCCTCTCCAATGAACTGCATGGAGGCGAGCACTTTGTCGGTCCCCATCAATCCATTAAAGGCATGGAGCTGGTCGACAAGGTCATTGCAATAGACCAATCTCCCATTGGCCGCAACCCTCGTTCCAATCCCGCCACCTATATTAAACTATTCGATGAAATCCGTGACCTTTTTAGCCAACTGCCCGAAAGCCAGGCAAGAGGCTATAAGCCAGGGCGATTCAGCTTCAATGTAAAAGAAGGCTCCTGTTCGCAATGCGAGGGAATGGGAATGGTAAAAGTCGACATGGACTTTATGGAAGACGCCTGGGTGGATTGCCCTTTATGTAAGACCAAACGCTTCGATCCCGAAACGCTGTCCGTTCTCTATAAAGGAAAAAACATTTACGACATTTTGGAAATGGATGTATCCGAGGCTTTGGAATTTTTCGACTCCATTCCTTCAATCAAGCATAAGCTAGAGACGCTGCAGCAAGTCGGAATGGAGTACATCAAGCTTGGTCAATCGTCCACGACTTTATCCGGCGGAGAAGCTCAGCGCATTAAGCTAGCCAAAGAGCTCGTGCGTCCGGCGACGGGAAAAACGCTTTATATTTTGGACGAGCCAACGACAGGACTTCATTTTCATGACATTGAACACCTCCTAAAAGTTCTTCATACCCTTGTCGAAAAAGGCAATACCGTGCTTGTCATCGAGCACAACATGGATGTTGTCAAAACGGCAGATTGGATTATCGATTTAGGGCCGGAAGGCGGAGCAATGGGAGGACAAATCGTCGCCAAAGGGCATCCAGAGCAAATTGCCAAATTAGATACGCCGACAGGCCATGCAGTCCGGCATGCGCTTTTTCCGAATATCGAGGAGAAAATTCAAACCGCACTGCAAAAAGGCAAGCTGCGCCGTCAAACGCAGAAAGCGCGTGACTCTGCCCTCATTCGCGACATTACAGTCGTCGGCGCCGAGCAGAACAACCTCAAGCAAATCAATGCGACTATTCCGCGCGAAAAAATTACTGTTTTTACGGGCCCTTCCGGATCGGGCAAGTCTTCCTTGGCTTTTGAAACCATTTATGCCGAAGGCCAACGGCGCTATATCGAGTCGCTTTCCCCTTATGCCCGCCAATTTGTCAAACAGATGCCTAAGCCAAAAGTGGCGCAAGTCAACGGCCTTTCTCCCGCCATTGCAATTGAGCAAAAGGCGCATGCGGGCAATCCGCGTAGCACGGTGGGAACAATGACGGAAGTCTACGATTATTTGCGCATTTTATTTGCCCGCTTGGGGGTGCCGCACTGTCCCGAGACAGGTGAAGTGATCAAGGCCATCAGCAAAGAAAATGTAGTCGAGCGCATTCTCTCTTATCCAGCCGGCGAGAAATTGCATATTCTCGCTCCGATCGAGCTGCAGAAAAATGAGAAATTTGACGATGTCTTGCTGCGCTTCAAACGCCAAGGATTCCTGCGCATCCGCCTCAACGGAGAGTTCTTTAACCTTGAACAGGAAGGAGAATTGGCGATTCCTTTCGATCGCAAACGCAAGAACGAACTGTACTTGGTCATTGACCGCTTAAAAGTCGACTCTTCCATGAAGGCGCGGCTATTCGAGGCAATAGAAAATGCCGCGGCGATAGGCGGCGGAAAGCTAACTGTCATGCGCGATAAACGGGATGTTCCCTTCAATTTATCCTTTGCCGTCGAAAGCACGGGCAAATCTTACCCCGAGATCACTCCTCATACCTTTGCATTCAACACATCAGAAGGCATGTGCCCCGATTGCTTGGGACTTGGCTATCAATACGGCGCGAACCTCTCTCACCACGCCGATGTCCTCTCCCTCTCCATGATCGGCCTGATGCGCAGCCTCTGGCAAGACGAATTCAGTCAAGCCGCCTTTGCATTTGTCGACCAATTCCTCGACGAAGAAGGCATCGATCCTTATTGTCCTTTGCGCCAGCTTCCCGTCGACAAAATTCAGCTCATCCTGCAAGGGGCCCCGGAAGATCGCTGGTATACAGCTTCCAATGGTTTGCGCTATCGCTGGACGGGAATCAATCACGTTCTAGCCAAGGCAGGAAAAAGCGCTGCGACAGAAAAGCGCGAAGCCATTATCCCTCTTTTGCAAGAGCAAAATTGCCTATCCTGCCAAGGCGCGCGCATCAATCCTTTAGCCCGTCATGTGACCCTTGAAGGCTTGGCGATCCAAGACCTATGCCGCCTGCCCATTGAACAAGCCCGGAACTTTATTCGCAGCCTTCGCATGGCACCCGAAGAATTCAAATTGCTGGAAGAAGTGTATACCCAATTGCTCAATCGCCTAGATTTCCTATGCGAAGTGGGCTTGCAGTATCTGTCCCTAGAAAGACGGGCGCCTTCCCTAAGTGGAGGAGAAGCCCAACGCATCCGCCTGGCCCGCCAATTGGGAAGCGGCCTGACAGGCGTGTTGTATGTCCTCGACGAGCCGACCATTGCCCTTCATCCTCAAGACAATGCCCGCCTCAATCAAGCCTTGCAAAAGCTCAAGGCGCTAGGCAACACGCTTCTCTTAGTTGAACACGACCCATTGACGATTGGGATGGCCGATTATTTGTTAGATTTCGGTCCGCAGTCAGGCGAGCAAGGCGGCCATATTACAGCGCGCGGAACCTTAAAGCAGATCCAGCGCAGCGCTCAGTCTTTGACCGGCGCCTATTTATCCGGAAAGAAGGCCATTTCCATTCCGGCTAAGCGGCGCAGCCTCAATAAAGGGCAACTGGTCATCCAAAATGCCAAAAAGAATAACTTGAAGAACGTGGAAATCGAGATTCCCCTTGGCGCCTTGACCTGCCTGACAGGCGTGTCCGGCTCGGGAAAATCTACACTGTTACAGCAAATTCTCTTGCCGGCAATCGAGCGGCGCCTATCTGGAGATTCCCTTGTCATCGAAGGAGCGACCGTATCCGGTCTCTCCCACTTCGATAAGGTCATTTCCATCGACCAAGATCCCATCGGCCACACCATTCGCTCGGACGTGGGCACGTATGTCGATGTGCTGTCCCGCATACGGGACTTCTTTGTCACTTTGCCGGCAGCAAAAACCAAGGGATTGCAGCCCAAACATTTTAGCTATAACCATCGCAAAGGGATGTGCTCATCATGCTGGGGCCTCGGCTATCGCCGCATAGAGATGCATTTTCTTCCCGCCGTCAAAGTCGTCTGCGAAGACTGCCAGGGCTTGCGACTCAATCCTGTCAGCCTGGAAGTGATGTTCGGGGGCAAAAATTTTGGCCAATATCTTGATATGACGGTCAATGAGGCGCGCATAGCCTTTCAAAATCATCCGCGCATCATCCGCATTTTAGACACGCTGATTGCCGTTGGATTGGGCTATCTCAAGCTCGGACAGGAAACAGCTAGCCTTTCAGGAGGAGAAGCGCAGCGGCTTAAGCTAAGCCGCGAGCTGGCCAAGCGCTCTACCGGACGGACGCTCTATTTGCTTGATGAGCCGACAACCGGGCTGCATAGCGACGATATCCAAAAGCTCCTTCCCGTACTCCACCGTTTGGTTGATAAGGGAAATACGATGATTATGATCGAGCACAATTTGGATATGATCAAAAATGCCGACTATGTGATTGATCTTGGACCTGAAGCTGGAGAAAAAGGCGGCCATATTGTCTGTACAGGAACGCCTGAGGAAGTCGCCAAAGTATCCAATTCCTATACAGGGCGCTATTTAAAGAGTGTTTTGACAATTTAG
- a CDS encoding DUF4116 domain-containing protein, giving the protein MRQDPFALQQASDHLKNSIFIVDAAVERDGLALEFAGPNAKDHSDTVLKAVRQNPLALPHASDRLRNNAAIVLG; this is encoded by the coding sequence GTGAGGCAAGATCCTTTCGCCCTGCAACAGGCAAGCGATCACTTGAAAAATAGCATTTTTATCGTTGATGCAGCCGTTGAAAGAGACGGGCTTGCTCTGGAATTCGCCGGCCCGAACGCCAAAGACCACTCCGATACCGTCCTAAAAGCCGTCAGGCAAAATCCTCTCGCCTTGCCGCATGCAAGCGACCGCTTGAGGAATAATGCCGCGATAGTTCTAGGTTAA